CACAAAgtatcaaaatgaaatattagaCAGTGGATGAAATCTCACACCAAAAAACCTGAGTCATGTACAGATTCACTGCTGGACACAACTATGTCAGAACAACACGAGTTTTGATTATCCCGCCGCCACAGGATACATGAATGCAGTGAGGTGTGTTATTGGCAATACCTGGGTGGTCAAAGTTGAACTGGCCCTTGAGTGCCTTGGCCTTCTGTTCTGTTGTGAGGACCCTGTAGAAGCTATCCTGGCTGAGGATGGCCACTTGCCGCTGGTGGTGGTCGATCTCGTTCTGCCCCAGCAGCTCCATGATCTTGCTGCACACCGACGACTGGCCGCAAAAGCGATACAAAAACAAGATGTATGACAAAATACTGGCCCCTGTTATCCGATGTACCACATCTTTACATGTTTGGAACTTGCAGTGGTCGTCTGTATAAATTAAACCAAAGCATAAGCCttcatttacatgtatttactttacttgtgtgtttgtggagatATTACAAATCAATATAAAGCTGTGTTAATCTTGTCTCACTCAAAGATAAATTCATACAAAAGACAAAGACTGCAGTCGACTCCCTGTACTATGCTTTGAAGAACAGGTGGCTTTATCATACCAGGAAGTCAAAGCCACAAACAACTGTCTTCTGAGCCACAACCTTTCTTTCGTTGATAACCTTCGACAATCTTTTGTTGATAATGAAGTTCCTCTATTATCAGTGGTTTGGCTTCTTTGGTTAAGCCGAGTGCTCCTGGGAAATGCGAGTACCTATCACAAGTTCACACTGCGTGTCTGAAACATCGACACACTGCAGCGTGGAGGACTGCTAGACTGCAACTCTGTCGCTTTACTACATCTGGCATCCTTCAAATGACTAAATTCGTCACACATTATGAAGACTGATGCAAAACAACTACAATTACTGCCAGCTCCTCACAATCTTTGACACACTGCACAAGGTCGCAGATTGTTTCATGGCACTGAAGAATCATTGTAATGCCAATGAGCTAGACAGTgaaatgagggggggggggggggcagagatgCACAGAACGAGACAGTGAATGCATCAGTGTTACAAAGGAAGGAAATTATGAAGCATTTGCAGGATGAGATCAGCACAAAAGAggatagtaaaaaataaaccttcCTCAGACTATCTCAAACTAGATATGACCGGCAGACATCATGACACCTTGAaatcataatatttttttaaagtctctaATTTCCATGTGCTTATAGGTAGAATAACCGACACAGCTGATGCTAATTAACTGAAATTGCACTTTTACTGTGGCCTTTGTCCCCCTTTATATCCCCTGAAGTTGAGAAATGTGAAGGAATGATGTTACATATGAGAGCCCTTTAATTTTCATCTATCACACTGCTTTATTAAGCATCCAGGTTAAAGACACATTACAGACAATAGACATGAGTTCTTAACCTAGTTTGACATGCGGCCTACACCCCGCTCATTATTGATCACAGTCAGACACAATCAGTCTAATTGATCGATCAGAAACATGATGAATTGCCTGTGATTTTATCtccaggaagaaaaaaaaaaaacattgcgcGTCATCAATATCTTAAATTATATCAACCAGCTGTGTCAGcctaatatataaaaaacacataataaatatgattaaataaaGAGTGTGATATAAACGCCAACCTTGCCGCTGGCTGTCCCTCCAGCCACGCCAATAAGGAAAGGCTGCCGATTATTGTTCTCATTTTCGGCTTGGTCACCTGGCTTTGTCTCGCTGTCGCCTGCCATGCTTCATCTGCAGCGCTATGCGGCCCTCTGACACACGGGGGTGTCTGCGCTCCTCCCATTTCATGATGCTGCCGGTGATGATGAAGTGGATGATAATGATGAGagtgacgatgatgatgatgatgatgatgatgatgtggcGGTTATCAAAATGTTGTGGTGAGTAGTTTGTGTAGTTTAGAGATGGTTTATCAGATAATTTTAACTCATGCACTTTAGGTTTATTTCTAAGATATTTTAAAATTCTATACCAGTTCATATTGAGTAAAAAGACTAAACAAactattaaaagaaataaaattgtGGTTATAAtggatttaaaacaaaaaaattgtgtttctcATATTTCAGTCCTGTATAGAGAGGGACCGCCCCTGTcaaattgatttttcttttctttttttgccattGTCGTTACTGCGTCAAAAAGGTGCTGATTTAAGTATGACTACAGCACTTTACTTATAGGCCCAAGTtcctaaaaaaagaagaagaaaaaagaaaatcggATCCTGTCAAATTCAAGGccataatatatatgtttatgtatatatatagtgtatatatatatatatatatatatatatatatatatatatatatatatatacacacacacacacacacacacacacacacacacaaatatatagtgtactgtattgtatgtagtgtttctctctctgtagaaAAGCTGCCAAAACAGCAAGCAGGATATACATGactaagttttttttttttaaactgctttagCTAAAATAATCTAGAGGGTGTTATGTGAGGAGATtgagagtaataataatatttattcatttagaaGATAAGATaggatattcctttattagtcctgtgatggggaaatttacattatagCAGCAGCAAATtgaacagtaaaaatagaagagggtcaataaaacaaagaatatagaacaataaatgataagtacaaaagcaataaaaagtaatgaaaatatagtaaaaaaattGACACATTAtctacaagagtaatattggtgttgagtgacaatatgtttgatattgttattgcacagattcaaagtgggaaaaaagaaaatatattcatatatttacacacacacacatatatatatatatatgtgtctacacacacacacacacacacacacacacacacacacacacacacacacgtatatatacatatacagtgccagtcaaaagttcaatggtttttcttttttttttttaattttctacaTTGTAGATTAATACTGAAGACATCCAAACTATGATGGAACACATATGGAATTATGTAGTAAACAAAAAGTTTTAAACAAACcagaatatgttttatatgttagaTTCTTAAAAGTAGACACCCTTTGCTTTGATGACAGCTTTGCATTCTCTCAATATAATATCTCTTACAACACTTTGATATTTCAATACAATTAAGTGCAGACGCAGTAttagagataaaataaaataatcaaaaaaacaaGAGCAGACATAACATTATACAATGTAAAAAGATACATAatgcagaagagagagagaatatatatgaataaaaactatttaaaaaaataaataaatataacttcaAAAAGTGAATAAGCAATAATGCAAACCAACTTCAATAATCCAGCAACGTTGTCCACAATGTTTCTTTAAAGCTTTCTTGTTTTTAGATACATTACAGACAGAATCATAGAAGAAGATTATTGTTTTGATTGTAATTTTTTGTAGAAATATTAGAGGAGAAATGTTTAGTCTACACTTGAGATCAGTAGGTGGCGCTAATGATCCAGAAAGCTGTTTGGCTGAACCGGATGTACTTTACAAACCTGTGACCTTTCCACTAGTGCTGACCAGGCTCTATGAAGCTGAGGCAGTCATATCAGCGTAATGTGCTCAGCGAGTATTTTCTAATATATAGGAACATAAAGTGACAGTATTAGTGTTGAGTGGGACAAACGTGCAGTAGGGAGGACAGAAACAACATGAGCACAATGTTTGCCGACACCATTCTCATCGTTTTCATCTCTGTGTGCACAGCGCTGTTAGCCGAAGGTGAGTCAAACCAGGAGGCTTACTACTATCAACAAGAAACTCAACTAAACATTACCATATTACATTATACTTGATAACACAGAATGACACAACACTGTTAACGCTATTACCATTAATAAGCAGTTACTTTGTGATATTATAACATCCTGCGGTTCGGTATTTAGCTAGCAAAGCTAACAGCTAACGCCTCACGTCAGTGTCAagcatacagtctatggtgtcAAGGCAGACAGCAGCAAACGGAACTTCCGgaaatgttattataaaaatatggatgaaagttttattttactttgaaagaATGTATTGTTTGATTCAATTGAAATTGATATGCAGAAAATTCTTATTTGTACatgcatttattacatttagcTATGAGCTCAAACTGTATATTCATTCAATCATTCCTAAAaccaaaagcaattaaaactgTAACACATTGTGCAATGTTAAAAACCTTCATATTCACCCCCATCCCCCTAGTGTTCATTTCTAGTTGTAAtatgtacatttgcatttacatgAACAGTTACTTTTctttaaattcaaaattcaGAGTAAGTCTGACAGGACATAACAGATGAGAAGCATACCTTTTAGTACAACATTTATCTCTGTAAATGTATTGGAGTGGAAGTCTTAAGCAGCATTAAATGAAAAGTCATATGGATACAAATCTCAATGGCTGTCTATGTAATtatataaagtaatattatGATAtagtacattttcacaatcagTTCTCTGATCAATCTTTTCCTCAGGCATTACCTGGGTGTTGGTGTATCGCACTGAAAAGTACAAGAGGTTAAAGGCTGAGgtagaaaaacaaagcaaaaaacgTAAGTGACTCACGCTTGAACCTTATACAATCCTGCTATTcctatttatatattaatattttatgttaatatttacTCACTGTTGCTTGTTTGGTTTTAgttgagaagaaaaaggaaaccaTCACAGAATCTGCAGGAcgtcaacagaagaagaagatcgGTAAGAGCCCAGTGAACAAATCAGcgtctttaaaatgttaaatatgtgttaTAGCAGAAATGAATAGATTAAACAGAAACAcctcaacatgtttttatgaataGCCTCTTTCCTTACAGTGATGGTGATGTATGCTTCTTAATGTATTACAGAAAGACAAGAAGAGAAGCTgaagaacaacaacagagaCCTGTCTATGGTAAGAGAGTCTGACATACACTGAATAGTATTGTCTGGGATTTTGATTGTCATATCAATGTTTGCCCCACTAGTAGTATAAGAGAAGAAGTGTACCTACAGTTGtatattatgaatattaatgtatatgtttatttatgatctttgtgtgtttgtaggtcCGCATGAAGTCCATGTTTGCCATCGGCTTCTGCTTCACAGCTTTGATGGGCATGTTCAACTCCATGTAAGTGTCACACAGTGTTACGTCAGATACAGATATATTGTGCTATCATGACAAAAGTAATTCACAAGTAATTACTGTAtgtactatataaatacagcaagtattttctgattttaaattCTCCAGCCAACAACTTAAACTGTTCAAACTCTCACCACTCgctgtttgttttccttcagtTTTGATGGAAGAGTTGTGGCCAAGTTGCCGTTCACGCCGCTGTCTTACATCCAGGGACTGTCGCATCGCAACCTGCTGGGCGAGGATTTCACCGACTGCTCCTTTATCTTCCTCTACATCCTCTGCACCATGTCTATCAGACAGGTAACCACTACTCTAATAACAGCTTAAACACCCAGGTTGCATTCGATGCCTTCTAGTGTATATGACTGGACATGTATGGACTTCATGGGAGGAAACACTATATTATCTAAGCTGCAGTATCCAGTTTTCAATGGGAGTCTAAATACAGCTGATTTGATTCCGTAGCAACATACTATGTCCTCTGGCGCCATCCTCAGGCCCAGTTTGACATTGTTTGACCCACAATGACGCCAAGTTGTCTTTTGCTGTGTAATGAACACTACAGCCTTAAATGGCCATCACACTATGAAGACCAAACAATTGAGCAGCTGTTTGAGAAATATTCAATACTTTTTATAATTGTCCCACCAGTGGAAAGCACAGATTATTTAGTGACTTTTGTAAGAATTGAGCTATTGAGACATAATCtcaagtcaaaataaactacaatacCCATTCACCTTAATAAAGGAACATGTTACCCGGTGCAGCAATGCTTTTAAACAACAATAGATCTCTATAGCACAGACAACTatcaggctttgatacacaGACACTATTTGTTAGTAGGAttcattcattgttggttttgtcttttcatgggatttgttgccTGGCAACCAGACAAATCTGCTGAGCTCATGCTTTATTTTCTCCGACCTATACGTCTGACCTCCCCTCATATCGAACCGGTTTTACCTGTCCTGCACAATGGGCCAATCACAACTGTTTATCTACACATGTGGGGACGTACAGGATGTGCCCACATGGAGATAGTGTGCTGTGAGTGGTTGATGTTCCTAAGCTCCATCAGAGCACCTGATTGGTTAGTGTAGTGTAGGATAAGCTAGGCAGCACTAATAAAGTTTGAATGAAGATTCTGTTAGGGCATTGCTTATTTCTTACCGCAAATACTTTCAGAAACATATTGAATTGTTCTGTTTAGTTGTAATATGATGGCTGCTTGATGAAGGCCAACTTGCATGTGTCACTCAGTGCTACTTCACATGTTTTGTTAATCTGATTGGTTGCAGGTCTATCCAATTGCACCCAGAGGCGTTTCAGTAACGCCACTTTTTTGGATGAATATATGTTTACACCTGATctacttaaaacattttttttttttttgctggttgCACCGTTATGACATGAAGCTCAGATAGAAAATGTGTCTTCCTGATTCTGACAGAAGTTTCCCTCTACTTTGTCTTTCCTTCAGAACATTCAGAAGATGCTCGGTCTCGCACCTTCCAGAGCTGCAACAAAACAGGCTGGAGGCTTCCTGGGACCTCCTCCTCAGGCAGCTAAGTTCTCTTAATCATCAGACAGGTTCAACAGTGCTGTTCCATCACTCCATCAGACAACAGACACGACTGCTCACATTGTGCTGGAGCATGTTCTCTTTTGTAGCTACTGCATCACTACCCTCAGTTTGATTTCTGATGTGTTGTTATTTAACTTTGAGATTGTTTTACATAGaaattagaagaagaaaaaaaaaagctgttattAATTGTATTGACTACCAAAGGATACAAATGTCTACCTTGTATTCTGCACACAccatattgttgttttttggaaattttaatgatttaattggCACCAATAAGCAGCTGATCCGTTTGTCAGTATTATTGTATGTCATTGTCTGTCATTTCTTACgtgttaataaagttttatGATCACGTCTTAGTAatgctggggtttttttgtattatttttgatttttgctcctttttcctCCAACTTTGGAAAGCCACATTGTCTCTGTAGGCCTACTGCCTTCTCTGGAGTCACTAGTTTCAAACAACGACAAGGTTTCGAACTTTAACAGACTTCACACTTAGAAACATGTAAAGTGCTGGAGGTACCTTGTAGAGTTTTTCTGTAAACAGATTTGTGTTGACGTTCAGTTTTACTTACCAAAGCACCTAGTGTGTATCTTTGAGTTCAAACACATATGTTCAATATGTGTTTACTTCCTCAGAACATTTGCATTTtgtcttaaaaatgttaaatctgtATTGTTTACATCCACGTACACTAGCTAGCAGTATTATTCTTCCCTGCCTTTCCTACACTTTACTGCCACCTGTTGATACATGTTACAGAATGGAACTGTTGACTGGAATCTGTGCAGGATAAGAAACAAAACCACAACCCAAATCTAAAACAGTGCTCCAGACTTCTGCTAACAGTCAAGAACCCTACAGGTTTTCTTTAATTGAGTATCAAACATTGGCTTTTCACAgcaatgtaatgtaaatgtaatatagCCATCATTCATCTAATGAAGACCTGACcatgttaaaatgtcttctGGAAAAAAAGCTTCTCTCTTTAATTATTATGCTATTCGTGAATGTAGTTAAAGGGcagtttcacaatttttcatactgactattaaaagatccccttcaaaagTGCTTTCAGTGTGAGTGATAggagccaaaatccacagtgtgcctacacagtcatttaaaagtagaagtGACGCTTATATggggcttcagcagtctgagttaatcatatcaagtggatagctgacacatttacagtctttaccatcaaattccctctttgtgtttcctcagtgattctacttgatttgactcatttggacagctgaagcttcatattagcttcagataaacagGAATGAAAAGTCggtttcattgttcatttgggcacctgaccgTTGTTTTAAGACTGACTTGGAAATGATGTAAAGCTGAGTAGACTAGGCCCTCTTCCAGCAGAAATGTCCgacatgttttgtgtattttttttattggagcAGCTTTGTTGGAAAAACGTATGCCTTTCTTACCAACAGGTGATTTGACCAATaattaaatgaagaaatgtatAACTtccaatgaaaatattttatcatgcctgtcactacttttttttttttaaaaagaagtttTTAAGCCAATAGACTGTTTTGTGAAGAATATGCTTTTAAGGAATTCATTTAGTAAGCTAAAACAActaaatcataataatataagttaaaaaaaacaaatagtaaAAATAGCCTAACCATTACATTTAACTAATCATTTAACTACCATTAACAAACttgagaaaggaaaaaaataacatgttcTCTGTCGGGCGAGCTGCAACCAAAGGATCAACTTAACAGAAACTAGACGTAATCAGAGGAATAACTAAACAGAAATGAGACTCAGCCATAGTCTTATAAAGAAGGCGGGTCCTGTTTGTCTGAGGGGCGTAAACTGTCCTTCAATAATTGAGGTCTGCTGTCTGGTAGACGTCCAGTGCGTCTGCCGAAGCTCAAACGGTGAGTCCAAAaatcactctgtctctctctttttctatgtTTGTTATTAACTAGTATGTTAGCTTCCCTGCTAGCCCCAGTGCTACTACGTTAGCTGAGTTAACGGTTAGCGCACAAGGTGAATTAGTATGTTATAATACTATGTTATTCTGCATAGTAAATGAACTTTCCTGCTACTGCTGCAGGTCTTCTCCTTTCACAATGGCCCAGTCAACCCTCGACACCATGCCCGGAGCCTCCACAGGAACCGTGGTGGTCAACGAGCCGCTCAACTTCTGGGCTGGGAAGCGAGTGAAGCCCAGGGAGGAGAAGAACGCTGAGCCGGTGTTCGAGCCTGCGACTGGTAAATATAACACAGTAGAGCCTGGTTCTTCATTCAGTGCTGCATTTAATGAGGCGAATGAAGACATGTGGGTAAAGTGTAGGTTAGTGTGTGATGTGTCAACAAGAGGTCAGGCTGTGTTATGTAACTGGGaccctccccttccccttccGCCTCTGTGGAAGGGAGGACTACATCATTTCATTCAGGAGGGGAAACTGAATCATGAGTCAAATCTATTCCATGACAGACTGTTAACATGCTTGTCTCTCTGCAGGCAGGGTCTTGTGTCAGATGGTACCCTGTGGGGAGCAGGAGGTGGACGAGGCCATCAAGAGCGCCCACGCCGCCTACCTGAAATGGAGCAAGATGTCAGGCATGGAGAGAGCTCGGGTGATGCTTGAGGCCGCCCGCATCATCAGGGTGAGAAGTTCAAGCGTTTGTGTCATTTCCTTCATGCTTCAAGAGAAAGGGGCCAGTCAGATGTCAGCGTTGCGCAACATACATTGGAGCTGACTGCGATTGCAAGCATGCAATAAGACTagttattcattaaaaaaaacactgacttgccccccctccctccactgCTGGCCTACATTTGCAGAAAATTGACCTTTTGTGAGGCCGCGTCAACTCTTTGATGTCATGTCAGCGAGGAATTCGACCTCAGATTGTCCCCATCATTATGAGATCTTACAGCTATACACATTATTCTACATAGTAATAAACCTGCAGATAGATAAACCAGAGTTTTGCATTGACACACTTCTTTtattccccaaaaaaaacaggaacGAAGGGAGAAGATTGCAAAGCTGGAAGTGATCAACAATGGCAAGTCCATCACTGAAGCACTGGTGGATATTGACATCGCCTGGCAGACCATTGAGTACTATGCTGGCATGGCTGGTACTCTTGCAGGTAGGCGTAAACTTCATCTACACTATCAGATGCTTTATACTCAGTTTCTCTGTTATATTTCTTCCAAAACTAAActtactgttgtgtttttttattttcttcaggCCAGCACGTTCAGCTTCCCGGTGGAGCGTTTGCTTACACCAGGAGGGAGCcgcttggtgtgtgtgtgggaatcGGTGCCTGGAACTACCCCTTCCAGATAGCGTCATGGAAATCTGCTCCCGCTCTGGCTTGCGGTGAGTTTTGTAACATTGTTGTGAGGTTGTCCACCAATCATCTGTCTCTTGTGTTTGTGAGACCTGCTATGTGGATTAAATCTCCTGTGGTGTTTAGGTAATGCGATGGTGTTTAAGCCCTCTCCTATGACTCCTGTGACCGCCGTCATACTGGCTGAGATCTACAAAGAGGCCGGGGTGCCTGACGGGCTCTTCTGTGTGGTGCAGGGTGGAGCCGAGACCGGCACCTTGCTCTGCCAACACCCGATGGTCGCCAAAGTCTCGTTCACCGGCAGCGTGCCCACAGGCAAAAAGGTACACTGACAGAAACAGTGCCATCATATATAATATAGGTACAGGCAAGTTTATATGTACAGGACATTTCAACAACGacgcaattcaaagtgcttgaGACAGACTGTAAAAGCAACACAAGGCAATATTACAATCATTTGAATAccaattaaaaagtgtttaaattgaaaataaaaatgacagtgcAGTGAAAGATATTAACGCTCAAAACTCGTTTAATAAAAGGAAGCAAACAGAACTGAGAGTTAcagcagacctgcagttttctgggagtttgttcAGATATGtgaaacataaacattaaaCTCTGTCTCTACATGTTTAGCTTAGCTTGggaacagaaagcagacctgtcccagGACAGCATTGGATCAGGGATGTATTATATACCTAAgccattttaaaagctttataaaaCCAAcatcagtattttaaaatcacaacTTAAACAGATGTAGTGGTGTCTTTATTATTGATTGACATTGCAACATCTGCTCATAATGAAATGACTGGGTATCTGCAAAATAGGAACACCTGTTCAGAAGTATGGAAAATTCTAGTATTGGAAAATGTGGATCACTACTATAAGTTATTGgtgttaaaatacaataatacactgTTCTTCTTGTTTCACTCAGGTGATGGAAATGTCCTCAAAGACGGTGAAGCAGGTGACTCTGGAGCTCGGAGGAAAATCTCCACTCATCATCTTCAAAGACTGCGATCTGGAGAACGCAGTGAAGGGAGCGCTCATGGCTAACTTCCTCACACAGGGACAGGTGGGTTTATACAGAGTTattttggttctttttttaacctcttgTATCATTTCCATATTCTATTCAATGCAAATCCATCTGCTTCGTAAAGGTTTGCTGCAACGGGACCAGAGTGTACGTTCAAAAGGAGATCATGCCGCAGTTCCTGGCTGAGGTGGTCAAGAGGACCAAGGCCATCCCTGTGGGCGACCCCCTGCTGGACGGCACCCGCATGGGGGCGCTGATCAGCAAGCCGCAGCTGGACAAAGTGTTGGGCTTTGTCAAACAAGCCAAGGAACAGGTgtgtcataaataaataaagaaatgattagAGCAGTGTTACTTTGATGGTTAGATTAGACAGACTCCATACAGATGAGTTGAGCAATTATAAAGAAGCCTTTATCAGCTATGATAACACCTTTTTAAGATCATTAACCAAACTATAAAGCAGTTtaaattttaattgttttagaTCTCgttgatattttattgatatgttTGTTTCTCCAGGGAGCCAAGGTGCTCTGTGGAGGGGAGCCTCTTGTGCCCAGTGATCCCAAACTGAAAGGAGGCTATTTCATGTCACCCTGCGTGCTCGGtacagtcttttttttggtaCCGTCTCTAGTTTAGGATGATATAGCTTCACATAATCTGAGTCAAAGATGATTCCAGTACGCACTAtaagtttctctctctcgctctctctctctctctctccttgaaCAGATAGCTGCAGAGATGACATGACCTGTGTGAAGGAGGAGATTTTTGGCCCAGTCATGTCTGTTCTGCCTTTcgacacagaggaagaagttCTCAAGAGGGCCAACAACACCACCTTCGGATTGGCTTCTGGAGTCTTCACCAGGTCAGCCAAGGAAACACTgcgtggacacacacacacacgcacatatatgCATCTGAGTTTTGTCATTAAAAGTGTGTTGCAACCACTGATACACTGCTGCTGATTTACACTCAAAGATAAGGAGGTTATTGTGGTCCATTGGCAGCAGTTCAGGGTTTCCACCAAGGGCCAATAAAAAATTGGCAAGCAACAAGCGGAATTCATTGCGCAAATAATAGTCTTTGCATGTG
The Scomber scombrus chromosome 8, fScoSco1.1, whole genome shotgun sequence DNA segment above includes these coding regions:
- the tmco1 gene encoding calcium load-activated calcium channel, translating into MSTMFADTILIVFISVCTALLAEGITWVLVYRTEKYKRLKAEVEKQSKKLEKKKETITESAGRQQKKKIERQEEKLKNNNRDLSMVRMKSMFAIGFCFTALMGMFNSIFDGRVVAKLPFTPLSYIQGLSHRNLLGEDFTDCSFIFLYILCTMSIRQNIQKMLGLAPSRAATKQAGGFLGPPPQAAKFS
- the aldh9a1a.1 gene encoding 4-trimethylaminobutyraldehyde dehydrogenase A, which codes for MAQSTLDTMPGASTGTVVVNEPLNFWAGKRVKPREEKNAEPVFEPATGRVLCQMVPCGEQEVDEAIKSAHAAYLKWSKMSGMERARVMLEAARIIRERREKIAKLEVINNGKSITEALVDIDIAWQTIEYYAGMAGTLAGQHVQLPGGAFAYTRREPLGVCVGIGAWNYPFQIASWKSAPALACGNAMVFKPSPMTPVTAVILAEIYKEAGVPDGLFCVVQGGAETGTLLCQHPMVAKVSFTGSVPTGKKVMEMSSKTVKQVTLELGGKSPLIIFKDCDLENAVKGALMANFLTQGQVCCNGTRVYVQKEIMPQFLAEVVKRTKAIPVGDPLLDGTRMGALISKPQLDKVLGFVKQAKEQGAKVLCGGEPLVPSDPKLKGGYFMSPCVLDSCRDDMTCVKEEIFGPVMSVLPFDTEEEVLKRANNTTFGLASGVFTRDISRAHRVAANLEAGTCFINNYNISPVEVPFGGYKMSGFGRENGQVTIEYYSQLKTVVVEMGDVDSLF